Part of the Cohnella candidum genome, AAGGCAAGCTGATCGGCGCGCTCATCATGGAGCAGGACATCAGCGAGAAAGTGGAGCAGGAGCGCAACGTGGAGCGGCTGATGGAGACGACGGAGCAGCTCAGCGAAACGCTGATGACGGTCGCGATGTCGGAAGGCAGCATGCAGTCGCTCATGCATGAGGGCATCGTTTTATTCGACGAGTCGGAACGGGTCACGTACACGAATCCGCGGGCGGCGGCGATGCTTCGGAAAATCGGGCACACGGGTTCGCTGGAAGGAGCCGGCCTGACGGAATTATTTTACGGCAAACTGGAGCGCGACCGGGTGCTCGACCGCCAAAGCGTCCTGGAGCAGGAAATCCAGTTCGGCGGCGCGGCTTTCGTTCTGAAGGCGGTGTCGATCTACCGGGATCAGCGGGCCGTCGGAGGGCTCATGCTGATCCGCGACATTACGGATCTGGTCGAGAAGGATAAGCGGCTCGTCATCCAATCGGCCGTCATCAAGGAAATCCACCACCGGGTCAAAAACAACCTGCAAACCGTGTCCAGCCTGCTTCGCCTACAGATGCGCAGAACGAAACTGCCGGAAGTGGAGAGGGTTTACCGGGACAGCATCAACCGCATCAACAGCATCGCGGTCATCCATGAAATGCTGGCGTACGAGGGCGTGGAGACGATTCCGTTTCACGACGTCGTCGACCGGATCGCGAAAAACGTGATTTCATCCATGACCAAGCCGGACCAGGCGATCCGCGCGAACATTGTCGGCACGATGCTGGAGCTTCCGTCCGACATGGCGACGACTTTGGCCCTGGTCGCGAACGAGCTCATTCAGAACTGCGTCATGCATGCGTTCGGGGAACGGGAGACGGGTGAAATCGTGATCGCGATCGGCCGCAGCAATTCCATGGCGAGTTTGCGGGTATCGGATAACGGCGTCGGGATGGACTTGGACGGCGGGAGCGAGCGCAAAAACAGCTTGGGGCTTCGAATCGCGGAGACGCTCGTTCAGGAGAACCTGGGAGGATATTTAAGCATCACGTCGGATGCGGAAGGCACGAGCGTTCTGATTGCGTTTCCGATCGCCAAAGTTTTGCCGAGGGAGGAGAGTCTTCCATGAGTGCGTCGATCGTCGTGGTGGATGACGACCCGATTATCCGGTTGGACATCCGTGAAATGCTCGAAGAAGAAGGCTACCACGTGGCCGGCGAGGCGAAGAACGGGGAGGAAGCGGTCGAACTGGTCGCCAACCTCAAGCCCGATCTCGTGATCATGGACGTGAAGATGCCGAAAATGAACGGGATCAAAGCGACTCAGATCATCCGCCGGCTGCAGGAACGCGACACGTCCATCCTGCTTCTGACGGCTTACAGCCAGAAGGAGCTCGTGCAGGAGGCGAGGGAAGCGGGCGTTTCGGCATATCTCGTGAAGCCGGTGTCCGAAGAGGATCTCATCCCGGCCGTGGAAATCGCGCTCAGCCAGCGGGAGAAGATGGCGTCGCTCAAAAAAGATCTCGAAGCGCTGAAGCGTTCCATCGACGATCGCAAGCTGGTGGAAAAAGCCAAAGGTACGCTCATGAAAGAACTCGCGCTGAGCGAGGACGAGGCGTACTGCAAGCTCCGGGAAGTCAGTATGGCGGAGCGGATCCAGATGCCCCAGCTGGCGCAGCGTATTCTGTCGGACGGTGTGAAGCCATGGTTCAGCCAAAAGAAAAACGCGTGACGAATTCGGGAGGGGACGAGGAGCGCTGGATTACGAGCGTCGGCATCGATATCGGGACGAGCACGACCAAGATGATCGTGAGCCGGCTCAAGCTCGTTCGCACCTCGAGCGCGCTCAGCCTCCCGCGCTACGGCATCGCGGAGCGGCTGCTCTCTTACGAAAGTCCGATTTACAGTACGCCGTTAAAGAGCACCGACGAAGTCGACGCCGAACGGATCTGGCAGCTGTTGGAGCGGGAGTACGCGTCGGCCGGGATTACGCCGCGGGATTTGAAATCCGGCGCCGTCATCATTACCGGCGAGACGGCCAACAAGAAGAATGCGCGGCACATCTTGCACCTGCTCGCGGAACGTTCCGGCGATTTCGTGGTGGCGACGGCGGGCGCCGATTTGGAAGGGCTTCTGGCCGGCAAGGGGGCCGGCGCGGAAGAGCGTTCCAAGCAGACGCGGGGCGCCGTCGCGAACATCGACGTCGGAGGAGGCACCGCGAACGCGGCAGTGTTCTTGAGGGGCCGGCCGATCGGCACCGTTACGTTCCATGTCGGCGGCCGGTTGATCCAGGTGGGCCGCGACGGAACGGTGGAGGCGGTATCCCCATCGCTCAGGCCATGGCTGCAAGCTTGCGGTTTCCGGTTGGAGGCCGGGCATAAAGCGGATTTTGCGCTGCTTCATGAAATCTGCGAGGCGATGAGCCGGGATATGCTCGATTACTTGGCGGGTTACGCCGGGGCGGACGGAGCTTCGCTGTCCGCGCTGCTGCTCGGTGACCCGTTGGTGCCGATGCCTGCGATCGAGGAATGGACATTCTCGGGCGGCGTCGGGGAATTAATGGATGCAAGGAAGCCGATGAGCTTGGCCGAGACGGCGGCACATGGCGATGTCGGGCCGTTGCTCGCCCACGCCTTGAAGGAGCAGGCGCTACGGTATTCGGCCATCCGATTCGGACGGCCGGAACAGACCGTCCGGGCGACGGTCATCGGCGCCGGGATGCAGACGACCGAAATCAGCGGCGCGACGGTCCATCTGGACGCCTCGCTGCTCCCGCTCCGCAATCTGCCCGTGCTGAAGGCGGAGCTGACGCCGGCGCTGCTTTGGCAGCCCGAAGCGTTGTCCGACTCGCTTAGGCAGATCATGAGCCAAGGCGCGAACCTGTTCGGCCGGGAAAACTCGCCGCCGTTCGTGCTCGCCTTGTCCGGCTTAGGAAGCGCGGGATATACGGAGGTTCAGCGCGTGGCTGACGGCTTGGTTGAGGGTTTCCGCGCTTATTTCCCGGACAGCCGGGTGTTCGCCGCGATCTGCGAAAACGATATCGCCAAAGCGCTGGGACAATCGCTGGAACGCCGGTTCGGAAGTTCGCCGAAAGTGGTCTGCATCGATCAGGTGCAAGTCGAGCTCGGGGATTACGTCGATCTGGGCGAACCGATCTCGGGCGTTATGGTTCCGGTCGTCGTGAAGACGCTGGCATTCAACAAGTGAACGGGGGTGACGGACGTTTGAAGCTGACGACAGCGGTTTTCGGAAGGACGTTTCAATTCAAGGACCTTAAAGAAGTGATGGCCAAGGCCAATGAGGAGAAATCCGGCGACCAGCTGGCGGGCATCGCGGCGGAGGACGCCAAGGAACGGATGGCGGCGAAGCTGGTGCTTGCCGACCTGACGCTTGGAGATATCCGGGAAAATCCGCTGCTCCCGCCGGAAAAGGACGAAGTGTCCCGGGTGATCGAAGAGGCGGTCAACGAAAAAATCTATGCCGAAATCCGCAACTGGTCCGTCGCCGAATTACGCGAATACCTGTTGCGGCAGAGGACCGGCAGCGATGAGATCCGGCGGATCAGCCGGGGTCTCACGAGCGAGATGGCAGCTGCGGCCGCCAAGCTGATGACGAACCTCGACCTCGTGCAGGCCGCCTCCAAAATGGAAGTGACGTCCCACTGCAATATCACGATCGGTCAAAGGGGCGTGTTGGCCGGGCGTGCGCAGCCCAACCACCCGACCGACAACATCCAGGGGATGAAGGCTTCCTTATATGAGGCGCTAAGCTACGGGATCGGGGACGCGGTGCTCGGCATCAACCCGGTCATCGACTCCGCGGACAGCGTGAAGGCGATCCTCGTCGCCACGAAGGAAATCATGGAGAAGTGGCAGATCCCGACGCAGAACTGCGTGCTCGCCCACGTCAAAACGCAGATGAAAGCGATCCGCGCCGGCGCGCCCGCCGACATGGTGTTCCAGAGCCTTGCCGGCACGCAAGACGGCAACACGGCGTTCGGCATTGACGTGGCTTTGCTTGACGAGGCGGATGAACTCATCCAACGCGAAGGCACGGGCACCGGCCCGAACCTGTGGTACTTCGAGACCGGGCAAGGCTCCGAGCTGTCCGCCGAAGCGCACCACGGCATCGACCAGGTAACGCTCGAGGCACGCTGCTACGGACTGGCCCGCAAGTACAAGCCGTTCATCGTCAACACGGTCGTCGGTTTCATCGGTCCCGAATACCTGTACGACAGCAAACAGGTGATCCGGGCCGGGCTGGAGGATCATTTTATGGGCAAGCTGCAGCAGATTCCGATGGGCGTCGACGTCTGCTACACGAACCATATGAAGGCCGACCAGAACGACATGGATAATCTCGCCGTTCTGCTCGCAGCAGCGGGCGTCAACTATATCATCGGCGTTCCGATGGCGGACGACTGCATGCTCAACTACCAATCCACCAGCTACCACGATATCGCCACGTTGCGGGAGACGATGCGGCTACGACCGGCTCCGGCTTTCGAGAAGTGGCTGGAGAAAATGGGAATCATGGAGAACGGCCGCCTGACGGAGTTGGCTGGCGATCCGACCCTCTTCATGTAAGAGTGCGAAGGGAGGAATGAAGGCGTGAACCCGAACCCGACGATACCCCTCGATCAATTGGTCGACAAAGTGATGGCTGAGCTGGAGCGGAAGCTAGCGTCGATTGCCTCGCCGGCCACTGCTACTGCCACTGCTACTGCTCCAATCGTGCCCGTCACCGCTGCGACGGCTGAACCCGTCCCGTCCGTTTTCGAAGGCGAACCGAGTTCCCATGTCCCCGACCCCAAATGGGAGGAAGGCATGCAAGAGCTCCTCTCCAGCACGCCCGCCAGGATCGGCGTCTGGCGGACCGGAACGAGGCCGCTCACGAAGGAAATCCTCAAATTCCGCTGCGACCATGCCGCGGCCATCGACTCCGTGTACGGCACGGTCGACCAAGCGCTGCTGGACGCCTTCAGCCTGTTTTCGGTCGACACCAAGTACGGCAACACCGAGAACTATTTGAAACGGCCGGACATGGGCCGAATCGTCACCGACGAAGGCGTGGAGTTAATCCGAAGCAGGTGCAAGATGAAGCCGCAGGTCCAAGTGGTCGTCTCCGACGGCTTGAGCGCGAATGCGGTGGACGCCAATATGCGGGACGTATATCCAGCTCTTATGGATTCGTTGCAATCTTACGGCCTAAGCGCAGGAACCCCGTTTTTCGTACGCGGCGGCCGCGTTGCGGTGATGGATCACATCGGCGAAATCCTGCAGCCGGAAGTGCTTGTCCTGCTGATCGGTGAGAGGCCGGGTCTCGTGTCGTCGCAATCCATGAGCGCGTACATGTGCTTCCGTCCGCGCCGAGGAACGGTGGAGAGCGACCGCACGGTCATCTCCAACATCCATCGCGGCGGTACGCCTCCGGTTGAAGCGGGAGCTTATATCGGAACCGTGCTGAAGAAGATGCTCGAGCAGCAGACGAGCGGGGTCAATCTCGACATCTAGTTGACAGGAAGTATGAACTTGGAGATCAGCTTCCCGAAGGAGGCTTTTTCTCATAGATTCCTCAGCAAACGCTTACAAGCTTGTCCTATTTTCGAAAATGGTAAGGCAAAGGAGGTGGGCGGAGTGGAGCTGACGCTGGGCATCGTGCTGATCGCGATTACCTGTTTGTTTGCGGTGTTCGTTGTGCGGGTCGCGGGCAAAAGCGTGCGAGAGTTCGACGAAAGCAAGTACGAAAGCTTCCTTGGCAAGTGAATCGCCGTTCGTTCGTAGTAGCTTCCATTCGACGTGTAGGAGGTTAACCGATGAGTGCCATTCAACATCACCACGACAAGGATAAACAGGACCTGAACAAATTCGGTTACGCGCAGGAATTGATGCGCAGCATGGGCGGATTCTCCAACTTCGCCATTTCGTTTTCGATCATCTCCATCTTGACCGGCGCGGTGTCGCTGTACGGCCACGGGCTTACATACGGCGGACCCGGCATGATGGGCTTCGGCTGGCCGCTCGTCGCGCTGTTCGTCATGTTCGTCGCGGCTTCGATGGCCGAGCTC contains:
- a CDS encoding sensor histidine kinase, whose translation is MASITEMCLSQTVLSEVEARSIEDLARSLQLIADVSQSDVFIDCPTADPRAALVVAQAQPSTFPSLYKTTVVGQLAYARNEPAVLFTLVSGQPVVGSRGISQEQIAIQQNVVPIRSPQGKLIGALIMEQDISEKVEQERNVERLMETTEQLSETLMTVAMSEGSMQSLMHEGIVLFDESERVTYTNPRAAAMLRKIGHTGSLEGAGLTELFYGKLERDRVLDRQSVLEQEIQFGGAAFVLKAVSIYRDQRAVGGLMLIRDITDLVEKDKRLVIQSAVIKEIHHRVKNNLQTVSSLLRLQMRRTKLPEVERVYRDSINRINSIAVIHEMLAYEGVETIPFHDVVDRIAKNVISSMTKPDQAIRANIVGTMLELPSDMATTLALVANELIQNCVMHAFGERETGEIVIAIGRSNSMASLRVSDNGVGMDLDGGSERKNSLGLRIAETLVQENLGGYLSITSDAEGTSVLIAFPIAKVLPREESLP
- a CDS encoding ANTAR domain-containing response regulator — its product is MSASIVVVDDDPIIRLDIREMLEEEGYHVAGEAKNGEEAVELVANLKPDLVIMDVKMPKMNGIKATQIIRRLQERDTSILLLTAYSQKELVQEAREAGVSAYLVKPVSEEDLIPAVEIALSQREKMASLKKDLEALKRSIDDRKLVEKAKGTLMKELALSEDEAYCKLREVSMAERIQMPQLAQRILSDGVKPWFSQKKNA
- a CDS encoding ethanolamine ammonia-lyase reactivating factor EutA, with the protein product MVQPKEKRVTNSGGDEERWITSVGIDIGTSTTKMIVSRLKLVRTSSALSLPRYGIAERLLSYESPIYSTPLKSTDEVDAERIWQLLEREYASAGITPRDLKSGAVIITGETANKKNARHILHLLAERSGDFVVATAGADLEGLLAGKGAGAEERSKQTRGAVANIDVGGGTANAAVFLRGRPIGTVTFHVGGRLIQVGRDGTVEAVSPSLRPWLQACGFRLEAGHKADFALLHEICEAMSRDMLDYLAGYAGADGASLSALLLGDPLVPMPAIEEWTFSGGVGELMDARKPMSLAETAAHGDVGPLLAHALKEQALRYSAIRFGRPEQTVRATVIGAGMQTTEISGATVHLDASLLPLRNLPVLKAELTPALLWQPEALSDSLRQIMSQGANLFGRENSPPFVLALSGLGSAGYTEVQRVADGLVEGFRAYFPDSRVFAAICENDIAKALGQSLERRFGSSPKVVCIDQVQVELGDYVDLGEPISGVMVPVVVKTLAFNK
- a CDS encoding ethanolamine ammonia-lyase subunit EutB: MKLTTAVFGRTFQFKDLKEVMAKANEEKSGDQLAGIAAEDAKERMAAKLVLADLTLGDIRENPLLPPEKDEVSRVIEEAVNEKIYAEIRNWSVAELREYLLRQRTGSDEIRRISRGLTSEMAAAAAKLMTNLDLVQAASKMEVTSHCNITIGQRGVLAGRAQPNHPTDNIQGMKASLYEALSYGIGDAVLGINPVIDSADSVKAILVATKEIMEKWQIPTQNCVLAHVKTQMKAIRAGAPADMVFQSLAGTQDGNTAFGIDVALLDEADELIQREGTGTGPNLWYFETGQGSELSAEAHHGIDQVTLEARCYGLARKYKPFIVNTVVGFIGPEYLYDSKQVIRAGLEDHFMGKLQQIPMGVDVCYTNHMKADQNDMDNLAVLLAAAGVNYIIGVPMADDCMLNYQSTSYHDIATLRETMRLRPAPAFEKWLEKMGIMENGRLTELAGDPTLFM
- the eutC gene encoding ethanolamine ammonia-lyase subunit EutC, which produces MNPNPTIPLDQLVDKVMAELERKLASIASPATATATATAPIVPVTAATAEPVPSVFEGEPSSHVPDPKWEEGMQELLSSTPARIGVWRTGTRPLTKEILKFRCDHAAAIDSVYGTVDQALLDAFSLFSVDTKYGNTENYLKRPDMGRIVTDEGVELIRSRCKMKPQVQVVVSDGLSANAVDANMRDVYPALMDSLQSYGLSAGTPFFVRGGRVAVMDHIGEILQPEVLVLLIGERPGLVSSQSMSAYMCFRPRRGTVESDRTVISNIHRGGTPPVEAGAYIGTVLKKMLEQQTSGVNLDI